In one window of Agromyces badenianii DNA:
- a CDS encoding imm11 family protein — protein sequence MRLYKLDSAEGFAFVNSATDEDDDYFHQIYGDTNRRADDWVAPHFILRTTLGRQNLRIPDLHSQVTSDMFLNDRARAVIEPVAREDVEFLPLRLGDEVIWFMHVVRVIDAIDLEHTEHDRSWGSIDPRRWAFREEAIPAEVAVFRLPPNQRFISPYIYTEGLVDTILDAGLTGREFQLIWDSDLDTQPFVPPF from the coding sequence ATGAGGCTTTACAAGCTTGACAGCGCAGAGGGATTCGCTTTTGTGAACTCGGCCACAGACGAGGACGACGACTACTTCCACCAGATCTACGGAGATACGAACAGGCGCGCCGACGACTGGGTCGCCCCTCACTTCATTCTGAGGACCACCCTAGGTAGGCAGAACCTGCGCATCCCGGACCTGCACTCACAAGTGACGTCAGACATGTTCCTGAACGACCGGGCCCGCGCAGTGATCGAGCCGGTCGCACGTGAAGACGTCGAGTTCCTTCCCCTGCGCCTCGGAGACGAGGTCATCTGGTTTATGCACGTGGTCCGTGTGATAGACGCGATCGACTTGGAGCACACCGAACACGACCGATCGTGGGGCAGCATCGACCCGAGAAGGTGGGCGTTCCGCGAGGAAGCGATACCCGCAGAGGTCGCCGTATTCCGGCTCCCGCCGAACCAGCGTTTCATCAGCCCCTACATATATACCGAAGGCTTGGTCGACACGATCCTCGACGCCGGACTGACCGGCAGAGAGTTCCAACTCATCTGGGACAGCGATCTCGACACGCAGCCGTTCGTCCCGCCGTTCTAG